From Halobacteriovorax sp. HLS, the proteins below share one genomic window:
- the purB gene encoding adenylosuccinate lyase produces the protein MISRYESKEISSIWTEERKFQTYLQVELAIMKALEGTLVPQGTLVPQGTSEKISQNSSINVERICEIELETRHDIIAFCTSITENLKPELGKFFHYGVTSSDIIDSSLTLQIKQSLEVILPSFKKLLSALIIRAEETKNMPTMGRSHGMYAEPMSFGQKLLGHYAEFARRYQELKDYYEKELRVQFSGAVGNYTILTPEQESVAAKQLGVRPEEHSTQVIPRDRLAKLINIISMTGSAIERLCVEIRHLHRSDIGELHEGFSKGQKGSSTMPHKKNPISAENLTGMARMLRSHSQIALDNIVLWHERDISHSSTERMYLPDSFGILQYSLKRLSSTVENLVFHEEVISNRVYENTTYLSSYYLHQLIEKTNFQRDELYTIVQQASFESVKSSSAEVFLKTIQNLLKDKGTELELPTPNRDEIKKIFLSSSQKVFDRVLKSYPEGKEL, from the coding sequence GTGATCTCAAGGTATGAATCAAAAGAAATTTCTTCAATCTGGACTGAGGAAAGAAAATTTCAAACCTATCTGCAAGTAGAGCTTGCAATAATGAAGGCATTAGAAGGAACACTAGTTCCACAAGGAACACTAGTTCCACAAGGAACAAGTGAGAAAATCTCACAAAACTCATCTATTAATGTTGAAAGAATTTGTGAAATTGAGCTGGAAACAAGACATGACATTATTGCCTTTTGTACCTCAATTACTGAAAACCTAAAACCCGAACTTGGAAAGTTCTTTCACTATGGGGTGACTTCAAGTGATATTATCGACTCTTCTTTAACTCTTCAAATAAAACAATCCTTAGAAGTAATCCTTCCGAGCTTTAAGAAGTTACTTAGTGCACTGATAATTAGAGCTGAGGAAACAAAGAATATGCCTACAATGGGCAGATCTCATGGTATGTATGCTGAACCTATGAGCTTTGGACAAAAACTTCTAGGACACTATGCTGAGTTCGCTAGAAGGTACCAAGAGCTCAAAGATTATTATGAAAAAGAGCTAAGAGTTCAATTCTCAGGAGCTGTAGGTAATTACACTATTCTCACTCCTGAACAAGAGTCTGTTGCCGCGAAACAGTTAGGCGTACGACCGGAAGAACATAGCACTCAAGTAATTCCAAGAGATAGGCTCGCAAAACTTATTAACATTATCTCAATGACTGGATCGGCTATAGAGCGCCTTTGTGTAGAGATCAGACATTTACATAGATCAGACATTGGAGAGCTTCATGAAGGTTTTTCTAAGGGTCAAAAAGGATCTTCAACAATGCCACATAAGAAGAACCCTATTAGTGCAGAAAATCTTACAGGTATGGCAAGAATGCTTAGATCCCATTCACAAATTGCTCTAGACAATATTGTGTTGTGGCACGAAAGAGATATTTCACATTCCTCTACTGAAAGAATGTACCTACCAGACAGCTTTGGAATTCTTCAGTACTCACTAAAGAGATTATCATCAACTGTAGAAAATCTTGTTTTTCATGAAGAGGTGATTTCGAATAGAGTTTATGAAAATACCACTTACCTATCGAGCTATTATTTGCATCAACTAATAGAAAAAACCAACTTTCAAAGAGATGAATTGTATACAATTGTTCAACAAGCTAGTTTTGAATCTGTAAAGAGTTCAAGTGCAGAAGTATTCTTGAAGACAATCCAGAACTTATTAAAAGATAAAGGTACAGAACTAGAACTTCCAACTCCTAATAGAGATGAAATAAAGAAAATATTTCTTTCATCTAGTCAGAAGGTTTTCGATAGAGTTTTAAAGAGCTACCCAGAAGGAAAAGAACTATAG
- a CDS encoding mannose-1-phosphate guanylyltransferase has protein sequence MTNIYALIMAGGQGTRFWPESTSKKPKQYLSLVSKQSLLADTLARLEGLVEVDKRFIVTVEAQKQLASQNSQGMIGKSGIVLEPSGRNTAPCILLSIATLLKNGASKDDVVAILPSDHVILNKSGFQQTLSQATLLSKETKNIVTIGIPPHFPHTGYGYIQRGKELSEGSFKVSSFKEKPNFETAAKYLEEGKYFWNAGMFVAEIGVLLDEFKEHSAETFSFYNDLYEAIGDDSKVAKVYSQMPADSIDYAVMEKSQKVSVCQANFDWNDLGSWDALSSVIEDTDGNTLVAGSNHYFEESKGNIIFAPGKFVSLINVNDLIIISNEKNVVVLPKSDSQNVKNVVSFLKEQDWGKELL, from the coding sequence ATGACAAATATATATGCTCTTATTATGGCAGGTGGTCAAGGAACTAGATTTTGGCCAGAGTCTACTTCAAAAAAGCCAAAACAATATTTATCTCTAGTCTCTAAACAGAGTCTATTAGCGGATACTCTTGCACGACTTGAGGGACTTGTTGAAGTTGATAAGAGGTTTATTGTAACCGTTGAGGCCCAAAAACAATTAGCTTCTCAAAACTCACAGGGAATGATTGGTAAGTCGGGGATAGTCCTTGAGCCTAGCGGTCGAAATACAGCTCCTTGTATCCTTTTATCGATTGCTACTTTATTAAAAAATGGAGCAAGTAAAGATGATGTTGTCGCTATTCTACCCTCAGATCATGTTATTTTAAATAAGTCTGGTTTCCAACAAACACTCTCTCAGGCAACTCTTCTTTCTAAAGAAACTAAAAATATTGTTACGATAGGAATTCCTCCGCATTTTCCTCACACTGGATATGGATATATTCAAAGAGGCAAAGAACTAAGCGAAGGTTCCTTTAAAGTTAGTTCTTTTAAAGAGAAACCTAATTTTGAAACAGCTGCAAAATATCTTGAAGAAGGGAAGTACTTTTGGAATGCTGGAATGTTTGTCGCTGAAATAGGAGTACTATTAGATGAGTTTAAAGAACATTCTGCTGAGACTTTTTCTTTTTATAATGATCTCTATGAAGCTATAGGGGATGATAGTAAAGTTGCGAAGGTGTATTCGCAAATGCCTGCAGACTCTATTGATTATGCTGTTATGGAAAAATCTCAAAAAGTTTCTGTTTGTCAGGCGAACTTTGATTGGAATGACTTAGGCTCTTGGGATGCGTTAAGTTCGGTTATTGAAGATACTGATGGTAATACTCTCGTTGCAGGTTCCAATCATTACTTTGAAGAGTCAAAAGGTAATATTATCTTTGCCCCAGGGAAGTTTGTATCTTTAATTAATGTAAATGATCTAATTATTATATCCAATGAAAAGAATGTAGTTGTTCTTCCAAAGAGTGACTCTCAAAATGTTAAAAATGTTGTGAGTTTCTTGAAAGAACAAGACTGGGGAAAAGAGCTGCTATAG
- a CDS encoding SPOR domain-containing protein, producing the protein MDDKTKLYVFAKKEVFLIFVFMILISLTSFLLGVKIGVNNSFEQSGYTVEDKVKVDILSPDEEKVNELEEATKKNDEETYKALKEKTDNSLKMKMEKEFLNENSKFNSSDTPAAQDVVKNNEIAVVEKNEKQIEVPAPKSDDFTGKHTIQVGAFPSLDEAESFAKGFKARGYTPIINEAVIPNRGTWYRVSLGVFDNVSDAKDYVLEHKSLFESSEYHFKQFE; encoded by the coding sequence ATGGACGATAAAACTAAATTATATGTATTCGCTAAAAAAGAAGTCTTTTTAATCTTCGTGTTTATGATTTTAATATCATTAACATCCTTCCTTTTAGGTGTGAAGATTGGTGTCAATAACTCATTCGAACAATCAGGTTACACTGTTGAGGATAAAGTTAAAGTTGATATTCTTTCTCCTGATGAAGAAAAGGTGAATGAGCTTGAAGAAGCTACAAAGAAAAATGACGAAGAAACATATAAAGCTTTAAAAGAAAAAACAGATAATTCATTAAAAATGAAGATGGAAAAAGAGTTTTTAAATGAAAATTCAAAGTTTAATTCTAGTGATACTCCTGCAGCACAGGATGTAGTAAAGAATAATGAAATTGCTGTAGTAGAAAAGAATGAAAAGCAAATAGAAGTACCGGCCCCAAAAAGTGATGACTTCACTGGTAAGCACACAATTCAGGTAGGAGCGTTCCCTTCCTTAGACGAAGCAGAAAGCTTCGCTAAAGGATTCAAGGCCAGAGGATATACACCAATTATCAATGAAGCGGTTATTCCCAACAGAGGAACTTGGTATCGAGTATCATTAGGTGTTTTTGATAATGTAAGTGACGCTAAAGATTATGTGCTTGAACATAAGTCATTATTCGAGTCCTCAGAATATCATTTCAAACAATTTGAATAA
- a CDS encoding CpaF/VirB11 family protein yields MNLSDDLKHLCRSYIKKSIQRAHCPSVEQIISNLEIEFGKDWQILLPKDLLINWYEKIEHLQFIQYDSTIEEILIHSAKTITYIYANSRKSTECGISQQDLELSLELLCIKERIDWNENSPFVSFKYRIGNQDIRISLTHKSLSCEHSHKASIRFHTKESYPISSYFSSLKVQNIVINLFKNRKNILISGSTGSGKTSFISTLLSEADKEEHLIIIEDTHELISPNQCSTRLLSGPQNGHSLNDYCNYSLRLRPDRVIVGEIRSHECIPFILNANNGHKGLIGSIHANSAAKVPQRLSTLLCLYSKMNGINNDIALELIASGIDIIIHMEDKKVVEVIKLLNVECGVTHYEDLLESNHEYGQQLSSFSA; encoded by the coding sequence ATGAACTTAAGTGATGATTTAAAACATTTATGTAGAAGTTATATAAAGAAGTCTATCCAAAGGGCTCACTGTCCGAGTGTGGAACAAATCATTTCAAATCTAGAAATTGAATTTGGAAAAGATTGGCAAATTCTACTACCAAAAGATTTACTCATAAACTGGTATGAAAAAATAGAGCACCTACAATTCATACAATATGATTCTACTATTGAAGAAATACTTATTCATAGTGCAAAAACAATTACATATATTTATGCAAATAGCAGAAAATCTACCGAATGTGGCATAAGTCAGCAAGATCTTGAGTTGTCACTAGAATTGCTTTGTATAAAAGAAAGGATAGATTGGAATGAGAACTCTCCCTTTGTTAGTTTTAAGTATAGAATTGGTAATCAAGATATAAGAATCTCTCTAACCCACAAATCTCTTAGTTGCGAACATTCACATAAAGCTTCTATTAGATTTCATACTAAGGAAAGCTACCCTATTTCTTCATATTTCTCTTCTTTAAAAGTCCAAAATATAGTTATTAATTTATTCAAAAATAGAAAGAATATTCTTATCTCAGGTTCAACAGGCTCCGGTAAAACATCATTTATATCTACACTTTTAAGTGAGGCCGATAAGGAAGAACACCTTATTATTATAGAAGATACTCATGAACTGATCTCTCCCAATCAGTGTTCTACAAGACTTCTATCTGGTCCCCAGAATGGTCACTCACTAAATGATTATTGTAATTATTCACTCAGACTAAGGCCTGATAGGGTTATTGTAGGAGAAATTAGATCCCACGAATGTATTCCTTTCATCCTCAATGCAAATAATGGACATAAGGGACTTATTGGTTCAATTCATGCGAATTCGGCCGCAAAAGTTCCTCAGCGACTCTCAACATTGCTATGTTTATATTCTAAAATGAACGGTATCAATAATGACATAGCACTAGAACTAATTGCATCAGGAATTGATATTATTATACACATGGAAGATAAGAAGGTCGTTGAGGTGATAAAGCTTCTTAATGTAGAATGTGGAGTTACACATTATGAAGATTTGTTAGAATCAAATCATGAATATGGTCAACAGCTGAGTTCATTTTCTGCTTAG
- a CDS encoding aspartate kinase: protein MKLYKFGGSSVKDATAMRKVTSIIEEEPECSIVVISATKNTTNELELIAKYSLNNLDRARHQWLSTLKRHQQICEDLGVYVSFEHISDEVLELTQSLNCLNEIEPKLMDQLYSVGERISTLILNSYLQKAITRKVSLKDVREVLFTDEQWSFACPIVERIKDCAWPITNNEIILTQGFIGRTVDGATTTLGREGSDFSATLLAQAHGCNEVCIWTDVEGVATLDPRLSSEAQFLSTMSYDQAATLASLGAKVLFKRTLEPAKKEGFLVRVKSTMKPDLAGTVISSIPNESKYIAMAVEGSFISIIGRELSQDILKNYLLEKEISPLSISSTENSISFEIAKQKMNSAVDHIHDLILTNLHNV from the coding sequence TTGAAGCTTTATAAATTTGGTGGCAGTAGTGTCAAAGATGCTACTGCTATGAGAAAGGTCACCTCAATTATTGAAGAAGAACCAGAGTGTTCGATAGTAGTGATTAGTGCAACCAAGAACACCACTAATGAACTTGAGTTGATAGCTAAGTACTCTTTAAATAATTTAGATCGTGCCCGCCATCAATGGTTAAGTACGCTTAAAAGGCACCAACAGATTTGTGAAGATCTTGGTGTCTACGTATCTTTTGAACATATTTCGGATGAAGTCCTAGAACTAACTCAATCATTAAATTGTTTAAATGAGATTGAACCTAAACTTATGGATCAACTTTATAGCGTAGGTGAAAGGATCTCAACTTTGATCTTGAATTCATATCTTCAAAAAGCAATTACACGAAAAGTAAGTTTAAAAGATGTGCGAGAAGTCTTGTTTACAGATGAGCAGTGGTCTTTTGCTTGTCCAATAGTTGAAAGAATAAAAGATTGTGCTTGGCCAATTACTAATAATGAAATTATTTTGACTCAAGGATTTATTGGGAGAACAGTTGACGGAGCTACGACAACATTAGGACGAGAAGGTTCTGATTTTAGTGCAACCCTTCTCGCTCAAGCTCATGGCTGTAATGAGGTTTGTATTTGGACTGATGTTGAGGGAGTGGCGACGTTAGACCCTAGGCTTTCCAGTGAGGCCCAGTTCCTTTCTACGATGAGCTATGATCAAGCTGCAACTTTGGCCAGTCTCGGAGCGAAGGTTTTATTTAAAAGAACACTTGAACCTGCTAAAAAAGAAGGGTTTCTAGTGAGAGTTAAGTCGACAATGAAGCCTGATTTAGCGGGAACAGTTATTAGTAGTATTCCAAACGAGTCCAAGTATATTGCTATGGCAGTTGAAGGTTCTTTCATTTCAATAATTGGTCGTGAACTTTCACAAGATATTCTAAAAAACTATCTCTTAGAAAAAGAAATTTCTCCTTTGAGTATAAGCTCTACGGAAAACTCTATTAGTTTCGAGATAGCTAAGCAGAAAATGAACTCAGCTGTTGACCATATTCATGATTTGATTCTAACAAATCTTCATAATGTGTAA
- the ettA gene encoding energy-dependent translational throttle protein EttA: MAQPNDKQIIYSMNRVGKVYKSKHVLKNISLSYFYGAKIGVLGLNGSGKSTLLKILAGIDEDHLGETHMAKGYTIGYLEQEPMLDPEKTVKEIVQEGCQEVVEMLAKFEEISLKFSEPMSDDEMNALLDKQAALQDKLDHAEAWELDSKLDLAMEALRCPPSDQKCGVLSGGEKRRVALCRLLLQKPDILLLDEPTNHLDAETVWWLERHLQQYKGTVIAVTHDRYFLDNVAGWILELDRGEGIPFQGNYTDWLDAKTKRLAKEEKTESKKQKAMKEELEWIRSSPKARQAKSKARIKSYEERYKSSQEKRNETNELFIPTGPRLGNSVIEAISVGKSFDDKVLYEDLNFQLPPGGVVGIIGANGAGKTTLFKMINKELEPTSGEFKIGDTVCLSYVDQGRSLDPEKTIYETVSGGTEFLKLGDQEINARAYIAKFNFSGEDQKKKVSELSGGERNRVHLATTLLGGGNVLLLDEPTNDLDVNTLQALEKALVDFAGCAVIISHDRAFLDRLATHILAFEGDGETIWFEGNFADYEEDKKKRLGEAAVNPKRHTYKKLTRD, from the coding sequence ATGGCACAACCTAATGATAAGCAAATAATCTACTCAATGAATAGAGTTGGAAAAGTCTATAAAAGTAAACATGTTCTAAAAAATATTAGTCTCTCATACTTTTATGGAGCAAAAATTGGTGTTTTAGGTCTTAACGGGTCTGGTAAGTCTACGCTACTTAAAATCCTTGCTGGTATTGATGAAGATCACCTTGGTGAAACTCACATGGCCAAAGGTTACACTATTGGATACCTAGAGCAAGAGCCAATGCTTGATCCTGAAAAAACAGTTAAAGAAATTGTTCAAGAGGGATGTCAAGAAGTAGTAGAAATGCTTGCTAAGTTTGAAGAAATTTCTCTGAAGTTTTCTGAGCCAATGAGTGATGACGAAATGAATGCTCTATTAGACAAGCAAGCAGCTCTTCAAGACAAGCTTGATCATGCAGAAGCATGGGAACTTGATAGTAAGCTTGATCTAGCGATGGAGGCATTAAGATGTCCTCCAAGTGATCAAAAGTGTGGAGTTCTTTCTGGTGGTGAAAAAAGAAGGGTAGCGCTTTGTCGTTTACTACTTCAAAAACCAGATATTTTACTTTTAGATGAACCGACTAACCATCTTGATGCTGAAACTGTTTGGTGGCTTGAGCGTCACCTACAGCAGTACAAAGGGACTGTTATTGCCGTTACCCACGATAGATACTTCTTGGATAATGTTGCAGGCTGGATACTTGAGCTAGATAGAGGAGAGGGGATCCCTTTCCAAGGAAATTACACTGATTGGTTAGATGCTAAAACTAAGCGTCTTGCTAAGGAAGAAAAGACTGAATCTAAAAAGCAAAAAGCGATGAAAGAGGAACTTGAGTGGATTAGAAGTTCTCCTAAAGCTAGACAGGCTAAATCTAAAGCTAGAATTAAAAGTTATGAAGAAAGATATAAATCAAGCCAAGAAAAGAGAAATGAAACGAATGAACTCTTCATTCCAACAGGTCCTCGTTTAGGGAACTCCGTAATTGAGGCAATTTCAGTTGGTAAATCTTTTGACGACAAAGTTCTTTATGAAGACCTTAATTTCCAACTACCTCCTGGTGGTGTTGTTGGGATTATTGGTGCCAACGGTGCGGGTAAGACAACGCTTTTTAAAATGATTAACAAAGAGCTGGAGCCGACTTCAGGGGAATTTAAAATTGGAGACACGGTTTGTCTTAGTTATGTAGATCAAGGAAGAAGCCTTGATCCTGAAAAGACTATCTATGAGACAGTTTCTGGTGGAACTGAATTTTTAAAGCTTGGTGATCAAGAGATTAATGCTAGAGCATATATTGCAAAGTTTAACTTCTCAGGTGAAGATCAAAAAAAGAAAGTCTCTGAGCTTTCAGGTGGAGAGAGAAATAGAGTTCATCTTGCAACGACTCTGTTAGGTGGAGGGAATGTGCTTCTACTAGATGAGCCTACAAACGACTTGGATGTGAATACACTTCAGGCCCTGGAAAAAGCTCTCGTTGATTTTGCCGGTTGTGCTGTTATTATTTCTCACGACAGGGCATTTCTAGATAGATTAGCTACTCATATCTTGGCCTTTGAAGGTGATGGTGAAACTATTTGGTTTGAAGGTAACTTTGCTGACTACGAAGAAGATAAGAAAAAGCGATTAGGTGAAGCTGCTGTTAACCCAAAACGTCACACATACAAAAAGTTGACGAGAGACTAG
- a CDS encoding class I SAM-dependent rRNA methyltransferase, with amino-acid sequence MVKKHKLPRVALHPATIKHAKKGHPWVTADSFTKDFPKKENLLIGKDPKSDDRIFLLHDPTHKKVKARIWEIGKEMPESPNGFIRSFATRLEDSILKRTKVQEKLNRDNFYLAFAEADGIPGLMIQKFNNIVLVQIYCDFWYYFKNDIRRIIKKLCAQYFPEVDKTIFQQRKEADSVKFSDLENKVNEITIKEFGINYHLKFDYRYDIGIYSDMSSIRKKLTNEIRGSKRVLNLYSYTGAFSLFSLSLKAEHVTSVDLSKDYIDWLERNLALNPQLDASKHTSKISSVEKALKDFSIAGEKFDLIICDPPSFSSDGKRSQNSLKSYDKLIPLMSACLSDSGKIVAFINTHQTSRKKFNEKIGELAGKEKLSIEKQLKMDEDCKTLGGFAEGDYLKGVVLKRI; translated from the coding sequence ATGGTAAAAAAACATAAGCTTCCTAGAGTCGCACTTCACCCTGCAACTATTAAACACGCCAAGAAAGGACATCCTTGGGTAACTGCCGACTCTTTCACTAAAGACTTTCCTAAAAAAGAAAATTTATTAATAGGAAAAGACCCTAAGTCTGACGATCGTATTTTTTTATTACATGACCCAACTCACAAGAAAGTTAAAGCGAGAATATGGGAAATAGGTAAAGAGATGCCAGAATCACCGAATGGCTTTATTAGATCTTTTGCAACTAGGCTCGAAGACTCTATTTTAAAGAGAACTAAGGTCCAAGAAAAATTAAACCGTGACAATTTCTACTTAGCATTCGCTGAAGCTGATGGAATACCTGGGTTAATGATTCAAAAATTTAATAATATCGTACTCGTTCAGATATATTGTGACTTTTGGTACTACTTTAAAAATGATATTAGAAGAATTATTAAAAAGCTCTGTGCTCAATATTTTCCAGAGGTAGACAAGACAATTTTCCAACAAAGAAAAGAGGCTGACTCGGTTAAATTCTCCGACCTTGAGAATAAAGTTAATGAAATTACTATTAAAGAATTTGGCATTAATTACCACTTAAAGTTTGATTATAGGTACGATATTGGAATTTATTCTGATATGTCTTCAATAAGAAAAAAGCTTACAAATGAAATTAGAGGGTCGAAAAGAGTTCTAAACTTATACTCATATACTGGAGCCTTTAGTTTATTCTCTTTATCACTTAAGGCCGAACATGTAACAAGTGTAGACTTAAGTAAAGATTATATTGATTGGTTAGAAAGAAACCTTGCGCTAAACCCTCAACTTGATGCTTCTAAGCACACAAGTAAAATTTCATCTGTAGAAAAAGCACTTAAAGATTTTTCTATAGCAGGCGAAAAGTTTGATCTTATCATCTGCGATCCTCCAAGTTTCTCAAGTGATGGAAAAAGAAGTCAAAATTCTTTAAAAAGCTATGACAAACTTATTCCTCTTATGTCGGCCTGCTTGTCTGATTCAGGAAAAATTGTTGCCTTTATCAATACTCACCAAACTTCAAGAAAGAAGTTCAATGAGAAGATTGGAGAACTTGCAGGAAAAGAAAAGTTATCTATAGAGAAGCAACTCAAAATGGATGAAGATTGTAAGACATTAGGCGGTTTTGCAGAAGGCGACTACCTTAAAGGAGTAGTTCTAAAAAGGATTTAA
- a CDS encoding PilZ domain-containing protein, whose protein sequence is MNAQELKLRTLSSRAEITKLLKRFTEENLEVKVFEPLSDETCETPPFKIGQIFKVSSKDGTFSIRPVDDNFTNFEKKRNIFLKVEQEGIEFTCFAENFGEKFGSFNIPSEVFIRENRRHPRTILTSKLYMKIRSNGFEQDLRIIDISQGGACLYVQEELDTFIKHFETFEVLSISGVENFPMTFAKVIHSRTQKGTSVMNCLKVGISFEDIIEEELIKEII, encoded by the coding sequence ATGAATGCTCAAGAATTGAAACTTAGAACACTATCTAGTCGTGCCGAAATTACAAAATTATTAAAGAGGTTTACCGAGGAGAATCTTGAAGTAAAAGTCTTCGAACCTCTTAGTGATGAAACTTGTGAGACGCCTCCATTTAAGATTGGGCAAATCTTTAAGGTTAGTTCAAAAGATGGGACATTTTCAATTAGACCTGTTGATGATAATTTCACAAATTTTGAAAAGAAGAGAAATATTTTTTTAAAAGTTGAGCAAGAGGGAATAGAGTTTACTTGTTTTGCTGAAAACTTTGGAGAGAAGTTTGGAAGCTTTAATATTCCAAGTGAAGTCTTTATAAGAGAGAATAGAAGACATCCAAGAACTATTCTTACTTCAAAATTATATATGAAAATCCGATCGAATGGCTTTGAGCAAGATCTGCGCATTATCGATATTTCTCAAGGTGGAGCTTGTTTGTATGTACAAGAGGAATTGGATACTTTTATTAAGCACTTTGAAACTTTTGAGGTTCTTTCCATTTCTGGAGTTGAAAATTTTCCGATGACATTTGCTAAAGTTATTCACTCTAGAACACAAAAAGGTACATCTGTGATGAATTGCTTGAAAGTCGGAATAAGCTTCGAAGATATTATTGAAGAAGAACTAATAAAAGAGATTATTTAA
- a CDS encoding HPP family protein, producing MFYLTHQGKLMTYQFSYLADGETSILDSTKPNNMTTDQWEKRKSESNPNKKDFRAIDVMSNSPITVTDEELISNIEKLFSKYQFRHIPVLNNGKICGMISDQDVLRHKGNGGYNYLKSKDIMSILIICAHVDTPIEKISHVLLREKINSIPIVNSEGTLAGIITTSDIIRLTVENSFFKL from the coding sequence ATGTTTTATTTAACTCACCAGGGAAAGCTGATGACTTATCAGTTTAGTTACCTAGCAGATGGTGAAACCTCGATTCTTGATTCAACTAAGCCTAATAATATGACTACCGACCAATGGGAAAAAAGGAAGTCAGAGTCAAACCCAAACAAAAAAGACTTTAGGGCCATAGATGTTATGAGTAACTCTCCTATTACTGTAACTGACGAAGAACTTATCTCCAATATTGAAAAGCTATTTTCTAAATATCAATTTAGACATATTCCTGTTCTTAATAATGGAAAGATTTGCGGAATGATCAGCGATCAAGATGTTTTAAGACATAAGGGAAATGGCGGTTATAATTATTTGAAGAGCAAAGATATTATGTCTATTTTAATTATTTGCGCTCACGTGGATACACCAATTGAAAAAATTTCTCATGTCCTTTTAAGAGAGAAGATAAACTCTATACCTATTGTTAATTCAGAAGGAACTCTAGCTGGAATAATAACAACATCAGATATAATAAGATTAACTGTAGAGAATTCATTTTTTAAATTATGA
- a CDS encoding ABC transporter substrate-binding protein has translation MNIQAHQEKKVLTFGTLDYCPLICKDNPEKPGIMIEINNEIFSNGPYEPTYKFMSIKRAYSEIENKTIDGFVGGSIENFNNNYFPNTPALSQPVSFFIHKDSEWKYNDINSLQNIQIAAIKDFNYKVKEINEFLKNSERTLWLSKETGHSQAFELINLKRIDVFIGGAYTTQHILNQNKFSKVVKISNSIAFFDNFISLTKKVTEKDRARILNFFDKEMERLKKSGKLKSIYNKYGLSIIKK, from the coding sequence TTGAATATTCAAGCTCATCAAGAAAAGAAAGTATTAACATTTGGAACACTAGACTACTGTCCCCTGATCTGCAAAGACAACCCAGAGAAACCAGGTATTATGATTGAGATTAATAATGAGATCTTTTCTAATGGACCTTATGAACCTACCTATAAATTCATGAGTATCAAGAGGGCCTATTCTGAAATTGAGAATAAAACGATAGATGGATTTGTTGGTGGATCAATTGAAAATTTTAATAATAACTACTTTCCAAATACCCCTGCTCTATCTCAACCTGTAAGTTTCTTTATACACAAGGACTCTGAGTGGAAGTATAACGATATAAACTCACTTCAAAATATTCAAATTGCTGCCATTAAAGACTTTAACTATAAAGTAAAAGAAATAAATGAGTTCTTAAAAAACTCAGAAAGAACATTGTGGCTAAGCAAGGAGACTGGTCACAGTCAGGCCTTCGAATTAATTAATCTAAAAAGAATTGACGTCTTCATTGGTGGTGCCTACACAACTCAACATATACTGAATCAAAATAAATTTTCAAAAGTTGTGAAAATATCAAATAGTATAGCCTTTTTTGACAACTTTATATCTCTAACTAAAAAAGTAACCGAAAAAGACCGAGCTAGAATACTCAATTTCTTTGATAAAGAAATGGAGCGCCTTAAAAAGTCAGGAAAACTTAAAAGCATTTATAATAAATATGGCCTTTCTATTATTAAGAAATAA
- a CDS encoding 4Fe-4S binding protein, with the protein MSNATTLTVNKDQEGLTFKKWFMNIVRAVVSVSKGMMITMKYVYGVKPVTIEYPEVREVLPDNSRSRLFNDAENCISCYQCAMACPVDCIYITATKRDADAPKLKASNGNPIRLDLQQYTIDTALCCYCGLCTTVCPTECLTHTTDYEFAQYTLDSMKYDYLAPDIRAWRDRIVK; encoded by the coding sequence ATGAGTAATGCAACTACACTTACAGTAAATAAAGATCAAGAAGGACTTACATTTAAAAAGTGGTTTATGAATATCGTTAGAGCAGTTGTTTCTGTTTCTAAAGGTATGATGATTACAATGAAGTATGTCTACGGTGTAAAGCCTGTAACAATTGAATATCCAGAAGTTAGAGAGGTACTTCCTGATAACTCTCGTTCTAGATTATTTAATGATGCTGAAAATTGTATTTCTTGTTACCAGTGTGCCATGGCCTGTCCAGTAGACTGTATTTATATTACAGCTACTAAGAGAGATGCAGATGCACCAAAGTTGAAAGCATCAAATGGTAATCCAATTAGATTGGATCTTCAGCAATACACAATCGATACAGCGCTTTGTTGTTATTGTGGGCTTTGTACAACAGTTTGTCCTACAGAATGTCTAACTCATACTACGGATTACGAGTTTGCTCAGTATACACTTGATTCAATGAAGTATGATTACCTTGCTCCTGACATAAGAGCTTGGCGAGATCGTATCGTAAAATAA